Proteins encoded by one window of Polyangiaceae bacterium:
- a CDS encoding alanine--glyoxylate aminotransferase family protein, with the protein MQQLTPPTRVLMGPGPSPVPASVLNALSKPTVGHLDPYFLQVMDEVREMLRGAFNTKNRLTFPMSGTGSAGMETCFVNLVEPGTRVLVGVNGVFGTRMVEVAKRCGAEVSVVEQTWGRALTKEQLLAAAGGKSFDILAVVHAETSTGVLQDLAPMREVANELGALLLVDAVTSLGGSHIDLDKHGVDAIYSGTQKCLSCPPGLAPISFSAKAEERLAARKQPVQSWYLDLSLIASYWGQARAYHHTAPINMMYALHEALRLTLDEGLEERVARHQRHSSALKAGLEAMGLSLAVPEAERLPQLTSVNIPEGVDDAKLRSQLLHDFGLEIGGGLGPLKGKTWRIGLMGAGATRNHVTTCLSALLAALGNQGVAPKGDPLGAAADAYAAQRAE; encoded by the coding sequence ATGCAGCAGCTGACACCTCCGACTCGCGTCCTGATGGGGCCCGGACCTTCGCCCGTGCCTGCAAGCGTGCTGAACGCCTTGAGCAAGCCCACCGTCGGGCACCTGGACCCGTACTTTCTCCAGGTGATGGACGAAGTACGCGAGATGCTGCGCGGCGCCTTCAACACCAAGAATCGCCTGACGTTTCCCATGAGCGGTACCGGTTCCGCGGGGATGGAAACCTGCTTCGTGAACCTGGTGGAGCCAGGCACGCGCGTCTTGGTGGGAGTGAACGGTGTTTTCGGCACACGCATGGTGGAGGTGGCGAAACGCTGCGGCGCCGAAGTCAGCGTTGTTGAGCAGACCTGGGGCCGCGCCCTCACCAAAGAGCAACTGCTCGCGGCAGCTGGCGGCAAGTCGTTCGATATCCTGGCTGTGGTGCACGCTGAGACCTCGACCGGCGTGCTGCAAGACCTGGCGCCGATGCGCGAGGTCGCAAACGAGCTTGGCGCGTTGCTCTTGGTGGACGCCGTGACCTCTCTTGGCGGCTCCCACATCGACCTGGACAAGCACGGGGTAGACGCCATCTACTCCGGCACCCAGAAGTGCTTGTCTTGCCCGCCAGGACTCGCGCCGATCAGTTTCTCGGCGAAGGCGGAGGAGCGCCTTGCCGCACGAAAACAACCCGTGCAGAGCTGGTACCTGGATCTGAGCCTGATCGCCAGCTACTGGGGTCAGGCGCGCGCGTACCATCACACGGCGCCCATCAACATGATGTACGCCTTGCACGAGGCGCTGCGCTTGACCCTGGATGAGGGGCTGGAAGAGCGCGTTGCTCGCCACCAGCGCCACTCGAGTGCGCTCAAGGCCGGGCTCGAGGCCATGGGCCTGTCGCTCGCGGTGCCCGAGGCGGAGCGACTCCCCCAGCTGACGAGCGTGAACATCCCGGAAGGCGTCGATGACGCGAAGCTCCGTAGTCAGCTGCTGCACGACTTCGGCTTGGAGATCGGCGGTGGACTGGGACCGCTCAAGGGCAAGACCTGGCGCATCGGGCTCATGGGTGCTGGTGCCACGCGGAATCATGTCACCACCTGCCTCAGCGCGCTGCTCGCCGCCCTCGGCAACCAGGGCGTCGCGCCCAAGGGTGATCCGCTGGGCGCCGCAGCGGACGCCTACGCTGCTCAGCGCGCCGAGTAG
- a CDS encoding HAD-IA family hydrolase: MATLAVDSSREYDAWLVDLDGTLYRPKPLKLMMALSLVLFGFRHVKLLRRFRHEHEALREHLTEPVESPFAIQLERTASATKRPVDEVRGIITDWMVARPGRFIRWFRRQSLLDEIQRFHADGGKTALVSDYPAQLKLEALGAVELFDVVIANGEPDGPSRLKPWPDGYLKAAERLGVDAKRCLVIGDRDDADGAAARYAGMGFRLVR, from the coding sequence ATGGCGACCTTGGCAGTAGACAGCTCGCGCGAATACGACGCTTGGCTCGTAGATCTGGACGGTACGCTGTATCGGCCGAAGCCCCTCAAGCTGATGATGGCGCTCAGCCTGGTGCTGTTTGGCTTTCGCCACGTGAAGCTCCTGCGGCGCTTTCGGCATGAACACGAGGCCCTGCGCGAACACCTGACCGAGCCGGTGGAGAGCCCCTTCGCGATCCAGCTCGAGCGCACTGCGTCTGCAACCAAACGCCCTGTGGACGAGGTGCGCGGGATCATCACGGACTGGATGGTGGCGAGGCCGGGACGCTTCATCCGCTGGTTTCGTCGCCAGAGCCTGCTAGACGAAATACAGCGTTTCCACGCGGATGGCGGAAAGACAGCGCTCGTGAGCGACTACCCGGCGCAGCTCAAGCTCGAAGCACTGGGCGCCGTGGAGCTCTTCGATGTGGTGATCGCCAACGGCGAGCCCGACGGACCGAGTCGCCTCAAGCCGTGGCCTGATGGCTACCTCAAGGCCGCAGAGCGTCTCGGCGTGGATGCGAAGCGCTGCTTGGTGATTGGCGATCGCGACGACGCCGATGGTGCCGCAGCGCGCTATGCCGGCATGGGCTTTCGCCTCGTACGCTGA
- a CDS encoding DUF2236 domain-containing protein — MALFEKLRKGIIHEIESQGGRHAEPALYAEPLGDPGLIGPGSISWEIHGDLASLLIGGPAAILMEVLHPSVMAGVFTQSSYRTDPFRRARNTLGYVLRTTFCSTRAATRVIEQVKGVHARIKGTRADGVEYHALDPELIGWVHTAIPWAVMRAFETYNRPLSRAEKDRYLREQAPIGRMGGADYVPESVSELEDYLLQMRPKLAMTQQFQEFLDFLSGQTDDFPQSARERRERWVGVHASMALLPEWAQRLTGTYQSKALREGLLFPADRLKARLVRWSYPELPCKTMALERARAAPTPNSDLAERDHA, encoded by the coding sequence ATGGCGCTATTCGAAAAACTCCGAAAGGGGATCATCCACGAGATCGAGAGCCAGGGAGGTCGCCACGCGGAGCCAGCGCTGTACGCTGAGCCTCTGGGTGACCCTGGCTTGATCGGCCCTGGGAGCATCTCCTGGGAGATCCACGGTGACCTCGCGAGCCTGCTCATCGGTGGACCCGCCGCGATCCTGATGGAGGTGCTCCACCCTTCCGTGATGGCCGGGGTGTTCACTCAGTCTTCTTACCGCACGGATCCATTTCGAAGGGCTCGCAACACCCTCGGCTACGTCTTGCGCACCACCTTCTGCAGCACCCGCGCCGCAACCCGGGTGATTGAACAGGTAAAGGGCGTCCACGCGAGAATCAAAGGCACCCGCGCCGATGGCGTCGAGTATCACGCGCTCGATCCAGAGCTGATCGGCTGGGTGCACACGGCGATCCCCTGGGCAGTCATGCGCGCTTTCGAGACCTACAACCGCCCGCTATCGCGCGCGGAGAAGGACCGCTACTTGCGAGAGCAAGCGCCCATCGGGCGAATGGGCGGGGCGGACTACGTTCCAGAGAGCGTCTCCGAGCTAGAAGACTACTTGCTTCAGATGCGCCCGAAGCTCGCCATGACGCAGCAGTTCCAGGAGTTCCTCGACTTCCTGAGCGGACAGACGGATGATTTTCCGCAGTCAGCCAGAGAGCGGCGGGAACGCTGGGTCGGCGTGCACGCCAGCATGGCACTGCTTCCAGAGTGGGCTCAGCGGCTGACCGGGACCTACCAGTCGAAGGCGCTCCGCGAAGGACTGCTTTTCCCCGCGGATCGGCTGAAGGCCCGTCTCGTGCGTTGGAGCTACCCCGAGCTACCATGCAAGACCATGGCGCTGGAGCGCGCTCGTGCAGCTCCGACCCCAAACAGCGACCTGGCGGAGCGAGACCACGCCTAG
- a CDS encoding DUF1697 domain-containing protein yields the protein MPGKSLTTYIALFRGINVGGNKKLPMAELRALCEELGLGSVRTYIQSGNLAFRSGLDQSALEQTIEKAVKGEFGFHADVIARTAKQWKSYAKASAFPDAEEARPKFLHLGLSKQKPAKGCISKLEEYAKLDERLALKGDALWVDFVGGAGRSKLTPAVFDRAVGSTVTLRNWRSVQAISALLEEVESD from the coding sequence ATGCCCGGCAAGTCGCTCACCACCTACATCGCGCTGTTTCGAGGCATCAACGTTGGGGGCAACAAGAAGCTCCCGATGGCGGAGCTGCGAGCGCTGTGCGAGGAGCTTGGACTAGGTTCCGTACGGACATACATTCAGAGCGGAAACCTCGCATTTCGCAGTGGGCTCGACCAGAGCGCGCTCGAGCAGACGATTGAGAAAGCCGTGAAGGGGGAGTTCGGCTTCCATGCTGATGTGATCGCCCGCACCGCAAAGCAATGGAAGAGCTACGCCAAGGCGTCCGCGTTCCCTGACGCTGAGGAGGCGCGGCCGAAGTTTCTGCACTTGGGCCTGTCGAAGCAGAAGCCCGCGAAGGGTTGCATCAGCAAGCTCGAGGAGTACGCGAAGCTCGATGAACGCTTGGCCCTCAAGGGCGACGCGTTGTGGGTCGACTTCGTTGGGGGAGCTGGACGCTCGAAGCTCACCCCCGCAGTCTTCGATCGCGCGGTGGGCTCAACCGTCACCCTGCGCAACTGGCGTTCCGTGCAGGCGATCAGCGCGCTCTTGGAAGAGGTCGAGAGCGACTAG
- a CDS encoding AAA family ATPase: MIERIHYKGFKSLRDVVFEPGRFAVIVGRNGSGKSTMLEGIRKMCMLAQPLPGEGRRVGGRPALVFDESQFDAESFARQGHFQLTLTYPRHVLSVHANSKGVEDKRLFLTFDSNQVPATSSECKTRLDAAQGHIPTARYFRFAQDRLTAVALPRSDTPEVEEDGYGVATVLSDLAGNARQQFDLVLEDVKAIVPGVEDLRLPNAWTSVTESELVRIGDDLLPRQTKRDVVGKSFELRLGKQGWIPAEMLSEGTVLALTLSTLIRSATRPRVLLIDDLERGLHPLAQQATVRRIQDALAAASDLQVICTTHSPFVVDAAPPESVFVTKVERATGAASARRLIEHPEYEKWKDAMLPGEFWSSVGEDWIFEDEAAAQ, encoded by the coding sequence GTGATCGAGCGGATTCACTACAAAGGCTTCAAGAGCTTGCGCGACGTGGTCTTCGAGCCTGGGCGCTTCGCCGTGATCGTGGGTCGCAACGGAAGCGGTAAGTCCACGATGCTCGAGGGCATCCGCAAGATGTGCATGCTGGCGCAGCCCTTACCCGGTGAGGGAAGGAGAGTGGGCGGGAGGCCTGCGCTCGTTTTCGACGAGTCGCAGTTCGATGCGGAGAGCTTTGCACGCCAGGGGCACTTTCAGCTCACTCTCACGTATCCACGCCACGTACTCAGCGTGCACGCTAACTCTAAGGGGGTCGAAGACAAGCGCCTCTTTCTCACGTTTGACAGCAACCAAGTACCGGCAACCTCCTCCGAGTGCAAAACGCGCCTTGATGCTGCTCAGGGTCATATACCCACTGCGCGCTACTTCCGCTTCGCCCAGGATCGACTAACGGCCGTGGCGTTACCTCGAAGCGACACGCCTGAGGTAGAGGAAGATGGCTACGGTGTTGCCACTGTTCTTTCAGATCTAGCGGGCAACGCGAGGCAACAGTTCGATTTGGTGCTGGAGGACGTCAAAGCCATTGTTCCGGGGGTGGAAGACTTGCGCCTACCCAACGCGTGGACCTCTGTGACCGAGAGTGAGCTTGTCAGGATTGGCGACGATCTGCTCCCCCGTCAAACAAAGCGAGACGTTGTTGGTAAGTCATTTGAACTGCGTTTGGGGAAGCAGGGGTGGATCCCTGCGGAAATGTTGAGTGAGGGCACGGTATTGGCCCTCACATTGTCAACTCTTATCCGCTCGGCAACACGCCCTCGGGTCCTCTTGATAGACGACTTGGAGCGCGGGCTACACCCCCTCGCCCAGCAAGCTACGGTACGGCGAATTCAAGATGCCCTAGCAGCAGCGAGCGATCTCCAAGTGATTTGCACCACGCACTCGCCGTTTGTGGTCGACGCCGCGCCGCCGGAGAGCGTCTTCGTGACCAAGGTAGAGCGAGCGACGGGTGCGGCGAGCGCTAGGCGCCTGATCGAGCATCCCGAGTACGAAAAGTGGAAAGACGCGATGCTCCCGGGTGAGTTCTGGTCCAGCGTAGGCGAGGACTGGATCTTTGAGGATGAGGCCGCTGCCCAGTGA
- a CDS encoding Hsp70 family protein, whose translation MLQWVKHRTTSNICYLPPVSKQGCIVGIDLGTTHTVVAYSLLAEDGTPGPVELFRVPQLIGAGEVSARDLLPSFLYAPLDDEQVADPWGDAPWALGEYARNRGREVVGRQIASAKSWLCHPRVDRSAAILPWASEAEGLTKLSPVQASARLLSHVRVAWDRAHPELPLDEQQVVLTVPASFDQGARELTLSAASAAGLNVRLLEEPQAAFYAYLADRGQQELEVLSQAGAARILVCDVGGGTTDLTLIEVSKQPDVLNLERVAVGNHLLLGGDNIDLTLAHLLEKRLAEQLKGEALDPGRFAQLVMACRAAKEQLLGPEAPNEAPIRLLGRGSALLGNTLKATLSREEVQGVLFDGFLPEAPLSVRPKRGRGGLVAFGLPYEADPAITHHVAWFLTRHSKDGDIQLPSALLFNGGLFRAKSARARLQQVFEGWAAQPVSVLSESDPDRAVARGAVVYGLALRGEGPRIGGGSARGYYIGAASEDPSKRRAICVIPKGAKEGEAHRAAAHPLSLLLGQAVRFDLYASDDASVHAPGSLVDIDEARFIRLPPVSNAFEADADKAREIRVELQGELSAIGTLELACEEQVETNPRRYALAFDLRGPVEAEGPKESLPPGSIPPQSRRSQLPGDPRFEQATDAIDRVFGKGRTDVKARETKDLVRDLEKLLGERKSWTPETNRALFDKLIKDAGARKRSADHERIFWLLAGFCLRPGFGYPGDEQRINRVAKLIPAGLIFHAESRNWQSLWVAWRRLCGGLPEEAQIAIRDLVDPFLAPAEEKLKKPKKLRPTNPVEMLELASSLERLPPERRADLGRWILERTWTDRDPRLWEALSRIGARNPMYASAHHVVPTRTIERWLDHMTREKWEEVPAAAHAAVSLGRVTGDRSRDIGEAARESIVQRLEKAAKAGMPVEPEQLAEWTRALREFVPATAGDQAAFYGEELPAGLRLVNG comes from the coding sequence ATGTTGCAGTGGGTGAAACATCGCACGACGTCGAACATTTGCTACCTCCCCCCCGTGAGCAAGCAGGGCTGCATCGTTGGCATCGACTTGGGCACCACCCACACCGTGGTGGCGTACTCACTGCTCGCTGAGGACGGCACACCTGGGCCGGTCGAGCTGTTTCGCGTGCCGCAGCTCATCGGCGCCGGCGAAGTCAGCGCGCGGGACCTCTTGCCTTCTTTCCTGTACGCGCCGCTGGATGATGAGCAGGTTGCGGATCCGTGGGGAGATGCACCCTGGGCACTCGGGGAGTACGCACGCAACCGCGGTCGCGAAGTCGTCGGACGCCAGATCGCCTCGGCGAAGAGCTGGCTCTGCCACCCTCGCGTGGACCGCAGCGCGGCTATCTTGCCTTGGGCGAGCGAAGCCGAAGGCTTGACCAAGCTGTCGCCGGTTCAGGCGAGCGCGCGTCTCCTCTCCCATGTGCGGGTTGCTTGGGATCGTGCCCATCCTGAGCTGCCCCTGGACGAGCAGCAGGTGGTGCTGACGGTACCCGCGAGCTTCGATCAAGGCGCACGCGAGCTGACCCTAAGCGCGGCCAGCGCCGCGGGACTCAACGTGCGTCTCCTGGAGGAACCGCAGGCTGCCTTCTATGCCTACTTGGCCGATCGTGGCCAACAGGAGCTGGAGGTACTCAGCCAAGCTGGCGCGGCGCGCATCCTCGTGTGCGACGTGGGTGGCGGGACGACGGACCTGACACTGATCGAAGTCTCGAAGCAGCCAGACGTGTTGAACCTGGAACGGGTCGCCGTCGGCAACCACTTGCTCCTCGGCGGCGACAACATCGACCTCACCCTGGCGCACTTGCTGGAAAAGCGCCTCGCGGAGCAGCTGAAAGGCGAGGCCCTGGACCCGGGTCGCTTTGCGCAGCTGGTGATGGCTTGCCGCGCGGCAAAGGAACAGCTCCTCGGCCCCGAGGCTCCGAACGAAGCCCCGATTCGCCTCTTGGGGCGTGGAAGCGCCCTGCTTGGCAATACGCTCAAGGCCACGCTGTCCCGGGAAGAGGTACAAGGCGTGCTATTCGATGGCTTCCTGCCGGAGGCGCCGCTCAGCGTGCGGCCCAAGCGCGGACGCGGCGGCTTGGTGGCCTTTGGGTTGCCCTACGAGGCCGACCCAGCCATCACCCATCACGTCGCCTGGTTCCTCACGCGCCACTCGAAAGACGGCGACATCCAGCTCCCGAGCGCTTTGCTGTTCAACGGTGGTCTGTTCCGCGCGAAATCAGCACGCGCACGCCTGCAGCAAGTGTTCGAGGGCTGGGCCGCACAGCCTGTGAGTGTGCTCAGTGAGTCGGATCCAGATCGCGCCGTGGCGCGTGGGGCGGTGGTGTATGGCCTCGCGCTGCGCGGCGAAGGGCCGCGCATCGGCGGCGGCTCGGCGCGCGGCTACTACATCGGGGCGGCGAGTGAAGATCCGTCCAAGCGCCGCGCCATCTGCGTGATCCCGAAGGGGGCGAAGGAAGGCGAAGCTCACCGCGCGGCGGCTCACCCTCTGAGCCTGTTGCTTGGCCAAGCCGTGCGCTTTGACCTGTATGCCTCGGATGACGCGAGCGTTCATGCGCCAGGGAGCCTGGTCGACATCGACGAGGCGCGCTTCATTCGCTTGCCACCCGTCTCCAACGCCTTCGAGGCGGACGCAGACAAGGCACGGGAAATCCGCGTCGAGCTTCAGGGGGAGCTGTCCGCCATTGGCACGCTCGAGCTGGCTTGCGAGGAACAAGTCGAGACGAACCCCAGGCGCTACGCCCTGGCCTTCGACCTACGCGGCCCGGTAGAAGCCGAAGGACCCAAGGAATCGCTTCCTCCGGGATCCATTCCGCCTCAGAGTCGGCGCTCCCAGTTGCCAGGAGACCCGCGCTTCGAACAGGCGACGGATGCCATCGATCGCGTCTTTGGCAAGGGGCGCACCGACGTCAAGGCGCGGGAAACCAAGGACCTGGTGCGCGACCTGGAGAAGCTCCTCGGAGAGCGCAAGAGCTGGACCCCGGAGACCAACCGCGCGCTCTTCGACAAGCTGATCAAGGACGCAGGCGCCCGCAAACGCTCAGCGGATCACGAGCGCATCTTCTGGCTACTGGCCGGCTTCTGTCTGCGTCCAGGGTTCGGCTACCCGGGCGATGAGCAACGCATCAACCGCGTGGCCAAGCTCATCCCCGCGGGCTTGATATTCCACGCAGAAAGTCGCAACTGGCAATCGCTGTGGGTCGCTTGGCGTCGGCTGTGCGGCGGATTACCGGAGGAGGCGCAAATCGCGATCCGCGACCTGGTGGATCCATTCCTCGCGCCCGCCGAAGAGAAGTTGAAGAAGCCGAAGAAGCTCCGCCCGACGAACCCGGTGGAGATGCTGGAGCTCGCATCCTCGCTGGAACGTCTGCCTCCAGAGCGGCGCGCCGACTTGGGGCGCTGGATCTTGGAGCGCACCTGGACGGATCGCGATCCGCGGCTGTGGGAGGCCCTGAGCCGCATCGGCGCGCGTAACCCGATGTACGCCAGCGCCCATCACGTCGTGCCGACCCGCACCATCGAGCGCTGGCTCGATCACATGACCCGAGAGAAGTGGGAAGAAGTGCCTGCGGCCGCCCACGCCGCGGTATCCCTCGGGCGCGTCACCGGCGATCGCAGCCGCGACATCGGAGAGGCAGCCAGGGAGTCCATCGTCCAGCGCCTGGAGAAGGCCGCAAAAGCCGGCATGCCTGTCGAGCCAGAACAGCTCGCCGAATGGACCCGCGCCCTGCGCGAGTTCGTGCCGGCGACTGCGGGTGACCAAGCGGCGTTCTACGGAGAAGAGCTGCCCGCTGGGCTGCGCCTGGTGAACGGCTGA
- a CDS encoding YdeI/OmpD-associated family protein: MAAKKSQPATSDAEPQLSFKDLASWLKWLKKNHAKSGAVWLRLAKRGAAPSITYAEAIEGALIWGWIDSQKAALDDTAWLQRFSRRTAKSPWSKINREKADVLIAAQRLEAPGQAAIDEAKADGRWARAYAGSRTIEVPEEFTRALAKVPKAERFFAKLDSANRYAILYRLHSLKTAKGRENAISRFVDMCSRGETLHPPRSKAKTPKR, from the coding sequence ATGGCAGCCAAAAAGTCCCAGCCAGCCACGAGCGACGCTGAACCCCAGTTGAGCTTCAAGGATCTCGCGAGCTGGCTGAAATGGCTCAAGAAGAACCACGCGAAGTCCGGCGCCGTCTGGCTGCGCCTCGCCAAGCGCGGGGCCGCCCCAAGCATCACCTATGCCGAAGCCATCGAGGGCGCTTTGATCTGGGGCTGGATCGACAGCCAGAAGGCCGCGCTGGACGACACCGCTTGGCTGCAGCGCTTCTCTCGCCGAACCGCCAAAAGCCCGTGGTCCAAGATCAATCGCGAGAAGGCTGATGTGCTGATCGCCGCGCAGCGACTCGAGGCCCCCGGCCAAGCCGCAATCGACGAGGCCAAGGCTGACGGACGCTGGGCAAGGGCCTACGCCGGTTCACGAACGATTGAAGTTCCTGAAGAATTCACCCGAGCGCTCGCGAAGGTGCCCAAAGCGGAGCGCTTCTTCGCGAAGCTAGATAGCGCCAATCGCTACGCGATCCTGTATCGGCTGCATAGCCTGAAGACCGCCAAAGGGCGCGAGAACGCAATCTCGCGCTTCGTGGACATGTGCTCCCGTGGGGAAACGCTACACCCGCCCCGGTCGAAGGCCAAGACCCCGAAGCGTTGA
- a CDS encoding MBL fold metallo-hydrolase — protein MQIQSFYDKPTFTLTFVVWDEQTNDAVVIDPVLDFNPLTVATETMSASHVLEFIQKRKLNVHYILETHAHADHLSGAQFLKRHLNAKVVIGEKITKVQSMFKDIFALGELKTDGSQFDKLAADDEVIKAGSLEVKVIATPGHTPACVSYLIDDAVFTGDALFIEDYGTGRCDFPGGNAADLYDSVHGKLYNLPEETRVFVGHDYQPGGRPLRCETTIADSKAKNPQLKQSTEREAFVEARQARDATLDPPRLLYPSVQINIAAGQLPPENPNGRRYLSIPLNLRRPTDEAGEPKAM, from the coding sequence ATGCAGATCCAGTCGTTTTATGACAAGCCCACCTTCACGCTGACGTTCGTCGTTTGGGACGAGCAGACGAACGACGCGGTCGTGATTGATCCGGTCCTGGACTTCAACCCGCTGACCGTCGCTACTGAGACCATGAGCGCGAGCCACGTGCTCGAGTTCATTCAGAAGCGCAAGCTCAACGTCCATTACATCCTCGAGACCCACGCTCACGCCGACCACCTGAGCGGCGCGCAGTTTCTCAAGCGTCACCTGAACGCGAAGGTGGTGATCGGGGAGAAGATCACGAAGGTGCAGTCGATGTTCAAGGACATCTTCGCGCTGGGTGAGCTCAAGACGGATGGCTCGCAGTTCGACAAGCTGGCCGCCGACGATGAGGTGATCAAGGCAGGGAGCTTGGAGGTCAAGGTGATCGCAACGCCCGGCCATACGCCGGCTTGTGTGAGCTACCTGATCGACGACGCGGTGTTCACCGGCGACGCGCTGTTCATCGAGGACTACGGCACCGGACGCTGTGATTTTCCTGGCGGCAACGCTGCGGACCTCTATGACTCGGTGCACGGTAAGCTGTACAACCTGCCCGAAGAGACGCGCGTCTTCGTTGGCCACGACTATCAGCCCGGTGGGCGCCCGCTGCGCTGTGAGACCACCATCGCCGATAGCAAGGCGAAGAACCCGCAGCTCAAGCAGTCCACCGAGCGTGAAGCCTTCGTCGAGGCGCGCCAAGCACGGGACGCGACGCTGGACCCGCCGCGCCTGCTCTACCCGAGCGTGCAGATCAACATTGCCGCAGGGCAACTACCGCCGGAGAACCCCAACGGTCGCCGCTACCTCTCGATTCCGCTGAACCTGCGGCGGCCCACCGACGAGGCCGGCGAGCCCAAGGCGATGTGA
- a CDS encoding DinB family protein, whose amino-acid sequence METPRLFLAQACNNAWSNHRLLVACEKLSAEEFADASRTSFFPSISATLNHNLIVDWYYVDALEGGDLGLAAFASDVPCPNFADLAREQRAVDQRLIRFCTGLCPEDLSREVRMQRRDHVQVDCVARTLLHLLQHQIHHRGQAHAMLSGTSVKPPQLDEFFMAGEVHLRAEELAEIGLSEAQIWGC is encoded by the coding sequence GTGGAAACGCCGCGTCTGTTCCTAGCCCAAGCCTGCAACAACGCCTGGTCCAATCACCGGCTGTTGGTCGCCTGCGAGAAGCTGAGTGCCGAGGAGTTTGCTGACGCCTCGCGCACCAGCTTCTTTCCGTCGATCAGTGCGACCCTGAATCACAACCTGATCGTCGATTGGTACTACGTGGACGCGCTCGAGGGAGGTGACCTCGGCCTCGCTGCGTTCGCGAGTGATGTCCCGTGTCCGAATTTTGCGGACCTGGCCAGGGAGCAGCGCGCCGTCGACCAGCGCTTGATTCGCTTCTGCACCGGGCTTTGCCCCGAGGATCTGAGTCGCGAGGTGCGCATGCAGCGACGGGATCATGTGCAGGTGGACTGCGTGGCACGGACGCTGTTGCACCTGCTTCAGCACCAGATCCATCATCGGGGGCAGGCCCACGCGATGCTGAGCGGCACCTCGGTCAAGCCGCCTCAGCTGGATGAGTTCTTCATGGCGGGGGAGGTGCACCTCAGGGCCGAGGAGCTTGCGGAGATTGGGCTCAGCGAGGCGCAGATCTGGGGGTGCTGA